A window from Populus trichocarpa isolate Nisqually-1 chromosome 3, P.trichocarpa_v4.1, whole genome shotgun sequence encodes these proteins:
- the LOC7461364 gene encoding cytokinin riboside 5'-monophosphate phosphoribohydrolase LOG8 isoform X2 gives MGKFKSVCVFCGSKSGNKKIFSDAALDLGRELVERKMDLVYGGGSIGLMGLVSQTVYDGECHVLGVIPRALVPIEISGHTVGEVLIVSDMHERKAEMARRADAFIALPGGYGTFEELLEMITWSQLGIHNKPVGLLNVDGYYDSLLGFFDKGVEEGFIGPSARNIVISARTATELIQKMEDYIPLHEQVAPSHSWKVEGCNGNL, from the exons ATGGGAAAGTTCAAAAGTGTTTGTGTCTTTTGTGGAAGCAAGTCAGGGAATAAAAAGATATTCAGTGATGCAGCCCTTGATCTTGGAAGGGAGCTG GTTGAAAGGAAGATggatttagtgtatggaggagggaGTATTGGACTGATGGGGCTTGTTTCTCAGACTGTTTATGATGGTGAATGCCATGTCTTAGG TGTTATCCCAAGAGCTCTTGTACCGATTGAG ATTTCAGGTCACACAGTTGGAGAAGTGTTGATTGTATCCGATATGCATGAAAGGAAGGCTGAGATGGCTCGGCGAGCTGATGCTTTCATTGCTCTTCCTg GAGGGTATGGAACCTTTGAGGAGTTGCTTGAGATGATAACATGGTCTCAGCTTGGAATCCATAACAAGCCA gtgGGTCTATTAAATGTTGATGGGTACTATGATAGCTTGCTTGGGTTTTTTGACAAAGGCGTAGAAGAAGGATTTATTGGACCTTCAGCCAGGAACATTGTCATATCTGCAAGGACGGCTACAGAGCTAATCCAGAAAATGGAG GATTATATACCTCTCCATGAACAAGTAGCACCAAGTCATAGCTGGAAAGTAGAAGGATGCAATGGAAATTTGTAG
- the LOC7461364 gene encoding cytokinin riboside 5'-monophosphate phosphoribohydrolase LOG8 isoform X1: MGKFKSVCVFCGSKSGNKKIFSDAALDLGRELGNSQVERKMDLVYGGGSIGLMGLVSQTVYDGECHVLGVIPRALVPIEISGHTVGEVLIVSDMHERKAEMARRADAFIALPGGYGTFEELLEMITWSQLGIHNKPVGLLNVDGYYDSLLGFFDKGVEEGFIGPSARNIVISARTATELIQKMEDYIPLHEQVAPSHSWKVEGCNGNL; this comes from the exons ATGGGAAAGTTCAAAAGTGTTTGTGTCTTTTGTGGAAGCAAGTCAGGGAATAAAAAGATATTCAGTGATGCAGCCCTTGATCTTGGAAGGGAGCTG GGGAATTCGCAGGTTGAAAGGAAGATggatttagtgtatggaggagggaGTATTGGACTGATGGGGCTTGTTTCTCAGACTGTTTATGATGGTGAATGCCATGTCTTAGG TGTTATCCCAAGAGCTCTTGTACCGATTGAG ATTTCAGGTCACACAGTTGGAGAAGTGTTGATTGTATCCGATATGCATGAAAGGAAGGCTGAGATGGCTCGGCGAGCTGATGCTTTCATTGCTCTTCCTg GAGGGTATGGAACCTTTGAGGAGTTGCTTGAGATGATAACATGGTCTCAGCTTGGAATCCATAACAAGCCA gtgGGTCTATTAAATGTTGATGGGTACTATGATAGCTTGCTTGGGTTTTTTGACAAAGGCGTAGAAGAAGGATTTATTGGACCTTCAGCCAGGAACATTGTCATATCTGCAAGGACGGCTACAGAGCTAATCCAGAAAATGGAG GATTATATACCTCTCCATGAACAAGTAGCACCAAGTCATAGCTGGAAAGTAGAAGGATGCAATGGAAATTTGTAG